One Rosa chinensis cultivar Old Blush chromosome 5, RchiOBHm-V2, whole genome shotgun sequence genomic region harbors:
- the LOC112166795 gene encoding dihydrolipoyllysine-residue succinyltransferase component of 2-oxoglutarate dehydrogenase complex 2, mitochondrial produces the protein MKLHCDFKDASVEKHGVKLGLMSRFIKAVVSGVQNQPTINAVIDGDDIIYRDYIDISAAVGTPKGLVVPVIRNADKMNCGEIEKEINLLAKKANEGRFSIDDMAGGSFTISNGGFYGSLISTPIINPPHV, from the exons ATGAAGCTTCATTGTGACTTCAAGGATGCATCTGTTGAGAAGCATGGGGTCAAGTTGGGGCTTATGTCGAGATTCATCAAG GCTGTTGTCAGTGGGGTCCAAAATCAGCCTACTATTAATGCAGTCATTGATGGGGATGATATCATATATAGAGATTACATAGATATAAGTGCAGCTGTGGGTACTCCAAAG GGCCTTGTTGTGCCAGTTATCCGCAATGCTGATAAGATGAATTGTGGTGAGATTGAGAAGGAGATCAATTTGCTTGCAAAGAAGGCAAATGAGGGACGTTTTTCAATTGATGATATGGCTGGAGGTTCATTTACAATATCCAATGGTGGATTTTATGGAAGCCTTATAAGTACCCCCATCATCAACCCTCCTCATGTCTGA